A stretch of the Neisseria sp. DTU_2020_1000833_1_SI_GRL_NUU_006 genome encodes the following:
- a CDS encoding histone deacetylase family protein, producing MKKLIRRLRTRLRRLLGKNARTVWISHPVFAQHQPDAGHPDSPERTAVIEAELKGQDIWRHLQTAEAEEISDTRLALVHPRKYLRSLEACQPQADKIYRLDDDTVMSHGSLKAARYAAGAVVQAVDMVMNKKAWHAFCAVRPPGHHAHSDKAGGFCLLNNVAAGVMHAIAEYRLQRIAIIDFDVHYGDGTAEIFKDDPRVLFMNLFETDLFPFPETNHSANGANMLHLPFASNTGSRVFRTTVREKWLNKLTAFKPELVLLSAGFDGHKQDETGRLNLHEADFAWLTHKIIQAAPSCPGRIVSVLEGGYTLEPLAKSAAAHIGVLAGLPKADFVLAYEKHLKNRQEEKKSLDRKQPPASTRVV from the coding sequence ATGAAAAAACTCATTCGACGACTGCGTACGCGCCTACGCCGCCTCTTGGGTAAAAATGCGCGTACGGTCTGGATTTCTCATCCCGTTTTTGCGCAACACCAACCCGACGCAGGTCATCCCGACTCACCCGAACGCACTGCCGTTATCGAGGCGGAACTCAAAGGCCAGGATATTTGGCGGCATCTTCAAACTGCCGAAGCCGAAGAAATCAGCGATACCCGCCTCGCCTTGGTTCACCCGCGCAAGTACCTGCGCTCGCTCGAAGCCTGCCAGCCCCAAGCGGACAAAATCTACCGCCTCGACGACGATACCGTCATGAGCCATGGTTCGCTCAAAGCTGCCCGTTACGCCGCAGGGGCTGTCGTTCAGGCGGTAGATATGGTGATGAATAAGAAAGCATGGCACGCTTTTTGCGCCGTCCGTCCACCCGGACACCACGCGCACAGCGATAAGGCAGGCGGTTTCTGCCTATTAAACAACGTCGCCGCAGGCGTCATGCACGCCATCGCCGAATATCGACTCCAACGCATCGCTATCATCGACTTCGACGTCCATTACGGCGACGGCACAGCGGAAATCTTCAAAGATGACCCGCGCGTCCTGTTTATGAACCTTTTTGAAACCGACCTCTTCCCATTTCCCGAAACCAACCATTCCGCCAACGGCGCCAATATGTTACACCTGCCTTTCGCGTCCAACACCGGCAGCCGCGTCTTCCGCACTACCGTACGCGAAAAATGGTTGAACAAACTGACCGCATTCAAACCCGAACTGGTCTTACTGTCCGCAGGTTTCGACGGACACAAACAAGACGAAACAGGTCGTCTGAATCTGCACGAAGCCGATTTCGCCTGGTTGACACACAAAATCATCCAAGCCGCTCCAAGTTGTCCCGGCAGAATCGTTTCGGTACTGGAAGGCGGCTACACGCTCGAACCTTTGGCAAAATCCGCTGCAGCGCATATTGGTGTTCTAGCGGGATTACCCAAGGCGGATTTTGTCTTAGC